The sequence below is a genomic window from Tachysurus vachellii isolate PV-2020 chromosome 2, HZAU_Pvac_v1, whole genome shotgun sequence.
cacacacacacacacagcattaccATCCTGAGAGAGGGGGATCAGAGGGAGAATGAGAGGATGTGTCATGTGACCCAATAGCAATGAGTCTATTGGATCTTGCAGCAGTTATCACGCCTATTCCTCCAAAGTGGTCACCGTTGACAACCACTACTACTGATCCTGTTGGTGTTATGGAGCCATATGGCTCCTAGATGTGATTCCAGCCCATCCTGTAATTATAGCCTGAGGTAGTATGGGTAATGCAGTTTTCAAAACATCTCTGGAATGGCCATTGAAAaacatcttgtttttttctaaggAAAATAGATTATCAAcataaataaccaaaaaaatttACTGACTGCATCTACATCACCTAACACCTACAGCTCTCCTCTCACTCATTTATTCCCTTATtcttcatctcacacacattctgagGCACTCAGGACATCCTCTGGTGTTTCCTTCAAGCTCTATGACGGGAAACTCCCGGCCTTCAACAACAGGAAGCTCACTCCTATTGTGGCCCCATATATCCATTCACTACATAGCTCTGGCTCAAGAGAGTATTAAATTTGCCAGGGGAACAATTTTCATATGTTAAACCATATTTATGTTCATGATAAGGATTATTTATTAGAAGAAAACAATACTTATTGCTTTTATAGATAGTGAATATAGAATGAGGGCATTGCATGGACCTTCCTGGTCATGCTACTAAATAAGGAAAATAGAGCAGAAATTGGTATAATGACACATCCCTGTGCTCCAGTACCCATAGGAACAGTTTACCAGCCATACAGACCAAAAGACTTGATAAGATAGTGACATCTACTGGTCACCTAGGCTGCTTGCagtagggttgccagattggacagATTCTTTCCCAACTGTTGGAAAAAGCCTGAAGCTACGCTGGAACATAAATCCAGAAAGCCATAGAATTTTTTAGAGCTATGTCGTTGGAAGTCGGTAActcttattaaaaatgaatggtcTCCAATCCCTGTTGCTAtgtgtgaacatgtgcaataaACTTATAATGTGctttagacatttttaatttgGGAAATGTATACCGTGACAGCACGTTCTCATAATATATCTGTAACTAGTATAGTACATGTTTAAGACCTAGGGAGCACTGATTGCATGGTGATTGCATGATGATCATAATGACAGCTAAAGAAAACCAGAATTGTGAAGTTTTTTAATGCATGCAAATAATTCTGAGATAAATAACACCTATATCTGTCTGAATTAAAGTACAGCAGAATACACTGAATACAGCTGTAACAGTTTTAGATTTGCTACATAAAATGTTTTCCCTTCCTTTATCTGCTAACCAGCAAAATCAAAGCCAAAACCATGGCTCTCTTTCATGCCTGTTTTTGACCATAAGCATGTAAAGACACTTTGTGCATTGGGTACAATTGCTCCCATGTCAGAGACAgatgtgtatttttgttctaATATACACCAGGAGTTCCCAAAACagaactttttattcatgaacgTTCCACTTCCAGCACACATTAGGACTAATGCTATATGGTCTATAggatgattttgtttttaagtttGATGTTTGGATTAAACCGATACAATTCAAGTGACTAAAAGCTATAAGAactcaataataaatgttttccaCCACTGAATCCAAAACACCAAATAAAAAGATCACACACCCCCTAGCTATACTTCACAAATGCCTGGGGTTCCCTGGCATATAACGACACCTTGTGATTCCTTGTAGCAAAAATGACATTAAGACAAAGGTGAACTGCATCATTTGATTGAATGATCTTTGTGTAACATAATATGCTGGACAGATGctgcttttaaatgaacattgaTTAATCAATGAATTAAGGTATGAATAGGGTGCACTAATTTCATGGTGATTGCATGATGATTATAATGACAGCTAAAGAAAACCAGAATTGTGAAGTTTTAATGCATGCAAATAATTCTGAGATAAATAACACCTATATCTGTCTGAATTAAATGTGCAGCCGTGGTCAGTACATCAAAGTACAAAATaactttttgtttaattcattaatgaatGACTCAATCAATGAATTAATTGACtgattcattaattaatgaGTTAAACAAAAGGTTCTTCTTTGGCCAGAATGagctacatttttattaatagcaTAAACACAGGTTTTGCTCCCTTTCAGCTGGAATGTCACTATCAACCTAAAAGGTCAAAATGTTTCTATCAACCTTTATAACGTTTGTTTCCTATATTTATACTTCTGTATTATTActatgcaccaacacaccaTGACAATTTCCTGTACATAGACCCTACAgtacctgattctgattctaattctaaACTTCTCTAACAGTCTCCAATAACACGTTGCTTGTAGGCTACAGAACACACCATATATTTATATGCCTACGACAAACAGTCTCTAAAACAGTATTGCCTGCTGCAGTAACTGTGCGTTCACTCGCACCGCTTGTTCCAGGATTGTCCAAGATTCTCCAAACAAGACGCGTAAATCTATGTAATTTCTCCCAGAACGAAAGCAAGTTTGCTTCTGATATTTAAACTGTGTGGTTAATATTTTCATaatgaatcaattaattaattagatccactgtacaatatttacattccgtgtgtgtgagcagagcAGCCTTATGGAAGGAAAAGGAGTTTCccatacagtgtgtttatttatttctttactcaGACGTGTAGAATTCCTTCTTATATGTATTAGGTACTCAGTTGTTTGTAACCAGAGGTGGCGTACTGTGTTGACATAGATTTTATACAGTAAAGTGGTATGCAGTTTGTGCATAAAGTCTGCGCCTAATTCCTCTTCCTGGTATGATGGCTTTACAGTAGCTCATCATCCATGGACATCGTTACCGAGTTACCCGACTCCGAGTCGCACCTGATGGCGGCTCCAGGGCGCAGTGATCATGTAGCATTGCTGCTGGGAAATGTGATGTACGTCTGGGGTGGTTTAAAGGTGAGACGAATCACAAGTagagtgtttttgtttcataTCCGTCCTCAGTAAAAGTTAGAGAGTAATGCGAAGTATACCTAATAGTAGTGGTTCCgacaaaaatgtcatttcttgtTATGTTGGATGCTCTTAAAAactgaatatataaaatttgcTCCGATTTGCTGTTTGCAGTGTGAGGGTATGGACGAAATCGCGTTACCCACTAACGAAATCTGGCTGTACGATCTGGAAAGTGGAGTCTGGTGAGTTGGAAAACAACTCACCTTTCAGGTTTTTCTGCAACTTGAAATCCTATCTAATTACTCAGGACATAGCATGATAAGTTATGAGATAAGTTATAATGAATGCACTCAAATGTGATCTTTACATTTCAACTGgaataataaaaccttttaaaatatgCCTTTAATAGCTTCATAACATATTTTAAGATGACTATCCTTCCTAAGCTTTGGTTATGTCACCAAAGGCAATAACAATAAAGACAAACAACAATTTTCCCtgaagactctctctctctctctctctctctctctctctctctctctctctaatgtttgtgtgtgtgccatgcatAAGGTCTTGCAAGGAAATGGGTGGAGAGTTGCCTCCCCAGCTTTTCCAGACATGCGGCTCACTTCTCAAtggtattttttatgtttttggagGCAGAGACGATGACGTATACTTGAACCAGGTAAGCTTTTCTTTAACTCCAGGGGTGGTGTCACAATAGCCCCAGAGCAACACAGCTGAGAGGAATATCCCATTAGCACAGAAGTAGTCCAACATGTTTGTTAAGGCTAGATGCTTAGGCCTTGTTGCAAAACTCACTGACCAAACATACCAAAAGCAGTTAGAAACCACATTCACCCTGTTTTTTAAGGGTAattttagttgttgtttttaaatgtataaccAGTTGGTTATCTTGGCAGATGTATTATGTAGACTTGCAAGATGGAAATTACACATGGAAGAAATTAAATGCCTGGGTTGGAACCCCTCCTTCACCCAGAGACAGACACTCCTGCTGGATCTACATGAACAGGTAGTGCAAGGGCTCCaagcaaaataataattctCTTGAGATTAGTATGTACTCATAAGCTTATGGAGGGATGATATGACATGGAAATTTAATTATTACTCTGTTtgttaaaaacacagacacaatcatgCCTTTAATTAAATAGCAATGATAAATCTGATTCTACCTGTCTAGCTTGTTGTTTAAGCTTCATATCAGCTATGAAGCGTAATAATCCCAAATGGCAACAGTGACTTTCCTCTAACAGCAAGTTAACCAATTGCATTAAAGTCACTCATACCCTAGTGTATGGCTCAAGCGGCTCAAGGCCGgtcctagactatggaactccctgccattagagattaggacggcaccctccatttctatttttaagtCCATGCTAGTGACCCACCTATTTTCTCTAGCCTTTCCATGATTGTCCAGgggtttatgtttgtttatattttatggtttatatttatatcactttcttttaaactggttattttattttgtctacttttttaataattcttattttagtttttttgaactctattttattgtgtatgtttgtattttaagtgtatgtgtaatgtcaaacgcactgtgaagcactttggtcagccgtGTGACTgcttgtaaatgtgctatataaataaagttgaacttgaacttgaactcaTACATATGTCTACTGTACTCTGTTTCATGTATGTAGAATTATAGTGGTATTTCTGTTATATTTGTCTAGACTCATCTATTTTGGTGGATATGGGTACAAAACAATTCAAGAGACCATCAACAACGAAAGATTTGCAATAGAGGTGACAACAATGGTAAGGATAAACACAGTTGTCCCACAAATGAATGTACATTGAGTTGCCTAAGAAATCTCACTTTCTATTTAGGGGCCAAATGATGTTTTGTCTCGCCACCTTTGGGGTTGGAATAATGAGGTTCATATATTTGAGCCCAACACAGCTACATGGACTGTACCCGAAACCCAGGTAAAGGGCCCCATGCTAGCAACAGTCCTAGAACCCAAAAACAAGACAGTTAATCACAATTGTACAAATAGgtgatgatttattttgtttgtctaTGGCAGGGCGAGCCACCTAAACTAAAGGCTTCCCTTTCTAATGCCATTCTTGGCAGCAGGGGCTACATTTGTGGTGGTTTGGTAAGTgaatttttatactttttattatgccaaacaaatttttattagaattttagACTGTTCCATTCTTAAATGACTACTTTATCTGACAAACTTTAACTTGCTAATGACACACTTATATGGATTGTAGATGTTGGATAAAAGCAATACACTTCCTCATTAGTACTACTTACAAAAAAGCTCATTTTCATTCAGGAAACACAGACTTTAGAAATCCACTGTTTAGACCTGGACACATGGACATGGATTCAAATGTGAGTACTTTTTACCTTTTCCTGGCATTCATGGTGGTGGCAATGGAATACTCTGCCATCATCAATGTAATCTCTATTTACTATATACACTCTATTTAGTTGTTGTTGTGAATGGGCTATTACCAAGGACAAGGATCTCAATGTGTTGTACTGTACTGAGAAAGAAGCCTGCTTACTCAACACACCAAGTTTGGGATTCTTGggaaacatttgtttttgatATAATGCTTTTGGGTTATTTGTATTCTACCAAATCAATAGAAATCAGTAAAattcttttccatttttcagAGAAATGGGACTATATTTTTAGTGTAGTCATGTAGACGGAATttttgcaacaacaacaaaacaacagataTGGTTAGCAGCAGAAATTCATTCAATAGAAGTTCATTCAGTAGCATTCAGGTTATCAATAAACTGGTTGGAGCGTATCTATATAGCAAGTCTTCTTCTATTCACAACCTTGCTGCTCCAACTTCTGCGTGTCACAGCAGGTCCCCTCTGCCTGTCTTATGTTGTTCTCCATCTGTTGCATCCTTTTAACAATGTCTTCAGGTTTTAGGGATGAGGCTCACAAATCCATTCAAATGTTTCACCTTTGGTTGtctgagaattttttttatatttagtaaaaaaacaaaacaaagcggTTTGCTAATGAACAAAGCAACTGATTCACACTGCTATCTCATAGACAACATCATTCAAATGGTGATTTTCAATTTCAACAGAGACATGCCATTTCAGTTTCCCCTGGAATGTGCATAAATTGcagaacaaattaaaaacatggATAACGGAATACAAGAACAGCTTTAtccaacaatgtttttttttattgattttccaATAAAACTAACCATAACCAATAACCAAATTACAAAAATTGTATCACCAAAAGgagaataaattacaaaaaccTTCCAGATATGTtaatcaaaacaacaacaattaaaataaaacaaaacagaacaaaaatgtcACACTCAAAACCTTATTACATGCATGTAGGTGCCCACATCTCTTCAAATTGCTGTAATTTACCCCTTGTAATGTACGTTAACTTCTCTAAAGTAACACACATTGCCATCTCCTTGATCCAAGAGTATGCAGAAGATATTTCAGTCTCTTTCCAGCTCAAAGCAATCATCCTCCTGGCCTGCAGAAGACCAAAGTCGATAAGAGTCCTCTGATTGTTATTGATAGAAAGATCTGGGTATATCCCCAGAATACAAAGTTTTGCAATGCATGGTATTTGAGTTTTTATGATGTTACTTAGGGTACTGACAACCATTTTCCAAAAATTTACCAATTTAGTGCACTCCCATACACGATAAATTAAAGTTCCCTTCTcaattaaacatttcacacatgtGTCTGGAATGTCCGGGGACCATTTGTTAAGCATTTCAGGGGTTATATATGTCCTCATCAACCATTTATGTTGCAATAACTTCATTCTTGTATTAATCGTTTGTATTTGAGCTTTTAAGCATGCTTGTGACCAATCAGTTTCCTCGATATCCTCTTTAATATCTAAACTCCAAGCCCTCATTCTATCTTTACTGGATTCCTTATCATATGAGATAAGTGTAGcatataatatagaaatgtgaTGCTTCCCATGTCCATGTTTAACCATAATATTCTCCAGACAGGACAGCAGCGGTTCCCGAAGGGCATCACAATGCtttgatgaaataaaatgtttcaattgtaaatacttaaaaaaatgtttttgaggTATTGAATATTTCAAACTCAGGTCATTAAATGTTAACAGAATTCCTTTGTCATATAAATCTCCAATTTTTTGCACACCTCTACCAGCCCAATCCTTAAAACCGCCGTCTGCCCTGCCCTGAATGAACTGTGCATTACTCCAAATAGGAGAGAACTGAGAAATAGAAGGTGTGTCACCAATATGTTTGTGAGCTTTGAACCATATATCAATGGTATTTTTTAGGaaaggatttgtttgttttttaaagtctTTGGATCTGATGAATATAAGTATAATCTTAATGGGAGCTTAGATATTGTTTGTTCAATAGAAACCCAGGCTGGAGGAGAC
It includes:
- the LOC132839954 gene encoding kelch domain-containing protein 1-like translates to MDIVTELPDSESHLMAAPGRSDHVALLLGNVMYVWGGLKCEGMDEIALPTNEIWLYDLESGVWSCKEMGGELPPQLFQTCGSLLNGIFYVFGGRDDDVYLNQMYYVDLQDGNYTWKKLNAWVGTPPSPRDRHSCWIYMNRLIYFGGYGYKTIQETINNERFAIEVTTMGPNDVLSRHLWGWNNEVHIFEPNTATWTVPETQGEPPKLKASLSNAILGSRGYICGGLETQTLEIHCLDLDTWTWIQIEPLAPPHPIQRSLHTLTPTSDHTLFLFGGLSMSGQVLSDGWEFDTVKKEWIEKPHPYKNKPRFWHSAVQGMDYDVLVYGGSQENVYTIDTITVLRSRSVTHSGNVLVFQSQPYSLTRLCEDCIGKHGSVLQEKVSSLPPKIQETVNKRMHYFKTKMQKKNRSA